One Aegilops tauschii subsp. strangulata cultivar AL8/78 chromosome 7, Aet v6.0, whole genome shotgun sequence genomic window carries:
- the LOC109755837 gene encoding meiotic recombination protein SPO11-2 produces MAQAEADVPATSLFGADRRLCSADVLSPLEVRARIEVAVLNFLATLSSPSSPAIPVLPLISRKSTNCSLRSGLLSDVSSVYLSYAFCKRSLMRENDAKAFVRVWKVMEMCYKILGEGKLVTQRELFYKLLSDSPKYFSCQRHVNQTIQDVVSLLRCTRQSLGIMASSRGALIGRLVLHEPEEEHIDCSILGPSGHAITGDLNQLSRLNLSSDARYLILVEKDAIFQRLAEDRLYNQLPCILITAKGYPDIATRFILHRLSQTFPNMPIFALVDWNPAGLSILCTYKYGSISMGLESYRYACNVKWLGLRGDDLQLIPQSAFQELKPRDLQIAKSLLSSKFLQDTHRAELTRMVETGTRAEIEALYCHGFDFLGKFIARKIVQGDYI; encoded by the exons ATGGCGCAGGCGGAGGCGGACGTACCCGCAACCTCGCTCTTCGGTGCGGACCGCCGCCTCTGCTCAGCCGACGTGCTCTCGCCCCTCGAG GTTCGGGCAAGGATCGAGGTGGCGGTGCTCAATTTCCTCGCCACGCTCTCGTCTCCCTCTTCTCCGGCCATCCCTGTCCTCCCCCTG ATCTCACGCAAGTCCACCAATTGCAGCCTGCGCAGCGGCTTGCTGAGTGATGTTTCATCGGTGTATCTGTCCTACGCCTTTTGCAAGAGGTCACTAATGAGAGAAAATGATGCCAAGGCATTCGTCAGAG TATGGAAAGTCATGGAGATGTGCTACAAGATCTTGGGCGAAGGGAAGCTTGTCACCCAGCGGGAGTTGTTCTACAAACTACTATCGGACTCACCCAAGTACTTCAGCTGTCAGCGCCATGTCAATCAAACCATCCAAG ATGTTGTTTCATTGCTCCGTTGCACAAGGCAGAGTTTAGGAATCATGGCATCAAGTAGAGGGGCTCTGATTGGACGACTTGTGTTGCAT GAACCGGAGGAAGAACACATTGATTGTTCCATTCTTGGACCTTCTGGGCATGCCATTACTGGGGATCTGAACCAATTGAGCAGATTAAATTTGTCTTCAGATGCCCGTTATCTCATTCTAGTGGAGAAG GATGCCATATTTCAGAGGCTGGCTGAAGACCGCTTATATAATCAGCTTCCATGTATCCTGATCACTGCAAAAGGATATCCTGATATCGCCACGAG GTTTATCTTGCATCGACTGAGCCAGACTTTTCCAAATATGCCAATATTTGCATTAGTGGACTG GAACCCTGCAGGGCTCTCTATACTGTGTACTTACAAATATGGAAGCATATCAATGGGCTTAGAATCATACAGATACG CTTGCAATGTAAAATGGCTTGGCCTAAGAGGAGATGATCTGCAACTTATCCCTCAGAGTGCATTCCAAGAGTTGAAACCTCGTGATTTGCAGATCGCCAAAAGCTTGCTGTCATCTAAGTTTCTACAG GACACGCACAGGGCGGAGTTGACGCGGATGGTGGAGACAGGCACTCGTGCTGAGATCGAAGCTCTCTACTGCCATGGATTTGATTTCCTGGGGAAGTTCATCGCCAGGAAGATTGTGCAGGGTGACTACATTTGA